The following coding sequences are from one Clostridioides difficile ATCC 9689 = DSM 1296 window:
- a CDS encoding helix-turn-helix transcriptional regulator, producing the protein MDSLSSLTPVEVAELLKITKNTVYELIKRGELPSYKVGKKIRVDTKDVEEYINSQKTGKVKDTHFNNKNIDINNNFKIIISGQDVILDILARSVEKKLDGISTFRSYIGSYNALYELYNGRVSIASSHLWDFETDEYNSTFVKKLLPGIPCVLINLAYRMQGFYVAKGNPKEITTWEDLTKPSITIVNREKGSGTRVLLDGKLRLLNFNGKHIKGYDNEELSHLGVASTVSRGIADVGLGNEKAALQVNNIDFIPLHKERYDLVIKKEDLQNPVYQTIINIINSPEFKAELQGLGGYDLTDTGKTIAKV; encoded by the coding sequence ATGGACTCATTATCATCTTTGACACCTGTCGAGGTAGCTGAATTATTAAAGATAACAAAAAATACTGTATATGAATTAATCAAAAGAGGTGAACTTCCTTCTTATAAAGTAGGGAAAAAAATAAGAGTTGATACTAAAGATGTTGAAGAATATATCAACAGCCAAAAAACTGGTAAAGTAAAGGATACACATTTCAACAATAAAAATATAGATATAAATAATAATTTCAAAATTATTATTTCTGGTCAAGATGTAATATTAGACATTTTAGCTAGGTCTGTTGAAAAAAAATTGGATGGAATAAGTACATTTCGCTCTTATATAGGTAGTTATAATGCTTTGTATGAGTTATATAATGGCAGAGTTTCTATAGCATCATCCCATCTATGGGATTTCGAAACGGATGAATATAATAGCACTTTTGTTAAAAAGCTATTGCCAGGAATACCATGTGTACTTATAAATCTAGCTTATAGAATGCAAGGTTTCTATGTTGCTAAAGGAAATCCTAAAGAGATAACAACCTGGGAGGATTTAACAAAACCAAGTATAACCATTGTAAATAGGGAAAAAGGTTCTGGAACTAGGGTTTTACTAGATGGTAAACTTAGACTTCTAAACTTTAATGGTAAACATATAAAAGGTTATGATAATGAAGAATTATCACATCTTGGAGTTGCAAGTACTGTTTCTCGTGGAATAGCAGATGTTGGTTTGGGAAATGAAAAAGCTGCTTTACAAGTAAATAATATCGACTTTATTCCTCTTCACAAAGAGCGCTATGATTTAGTTATTAAAAAAGAAGACTTACAAAATCCAGTTTACCAAACTATAATTAACATAATAAACTCTCCTGAGTTTAAAGCTGAACTTCAAGGTCTTGGCGGATATGATTTAACTGATACTGGAAAAACTATAGCAAAAGTTTAA
- the modA gene encoding molybdate ABC transporter substrate-binding protein, which produces MKKILGILGLVACLTLGTVGCNSNEDKKDDGKQEKTTKSSDSVELNISAAASLKEAMAKIEEEYKKVDSNVKLTVNYGASGSLQQQIEQGAPCDLFISAGQKQMKALDEEKLLVSDTMKDLVKNDLVLISSADSSVSGMKDLTTDKVKKIAVGEAESVPAGKYADEVLTNLNLKDKLKDKLVFAKDVKEVLAWVQSGNADVGFVYFSDTVNNDKIKVVEKTDEKTHSPITYPVSVIKASKNVDAAKKFEEFLLSESGQKIFEEFGYKKVE; this is translated from the coding sequence ATGAAAAAAATATTGGGAATATTAGGATTAGTTGCATGTTTAACTTTGGGGACAGTTGGGTGCAATAGTAATGAAGACAAAAAAGATGATGGAAAACAAGAAAAAACAACTAAAAGTAGTGATTCAGTAGAGTTAAATATATCGGCTGCTGCAAGTTTAAAAGAAGCAATGGCAAAGATTGAAGAAGAATATAAAAAAGTTGATTCAAATGTAAAACTTACAGTTAACTATGGAGCATCAGGCTCATTACAACAACAAATAGAACAAGGAGCACCTTGTGATTTATTTATTTCAGCAGGTCAAAAACAAATGAAAGCTTTGGATGAAGAGAAGTTATTAGTTTCTGATACTATGAAAGATTTAGTAAAAAATGATTTAGTTCTTATTTCTTCTGCTGACAGTAGTGTATCAGGTATGAAAGATTTGACTACAGATAAAGTGAAGAAAATTGCTGTTGGTGAAGCTGAAAGTGTTCCAGCTGGTAAGTATGCAGATGAGGTGTTAACTAATTTAAATTTAAAAGATAAGTTAAAAGATAAGCTAGTATTTGCAAAAGATGTAAAAGAAGTTTTAGCATGGGTGCAATCAGGAAATGCTGATGTTGGATTCGTTTACTTCAGTGATACTGTCAATAATGATAAGATAAAAGTAGTTGAAAAAACAGACGAAAAAACTCATTCGCCTATTACATATCCAGTTTCAGTAATTAAAGCTAGTAAAAACGTAGATGCTGCTAAGAAATTTGAAGAATTTTTATTAAGTGAGTCAGGACAAAAGATTTTTGAAGAATTTGGATATAAAAAAGTAGAATAA
- the modB gene encoding molybdate ABC transporter permease subunit, with product MGTDWSPLWISLKTSILSTIITFVIGIFVSYIMANYRGKWKGLIDGLFTLPLILPPTVVGFFLLLLCGKNGFIGKFLLNFDRTLIFSWTATVISAVVVSFPMMYRTSRSAFEQIDNNMLSAARTLGLNEWKVFFKIAVPLAWPGIIGGLVLSFARALGEFGATLMIAGNIPGKTQTMPIAIFFAVEGGDMNKAMMWVMIIVAISIAMILLLNYWSEFQQKIIGKRCG from the coding sequence ATGGGAACAGATTGGTCACCCTTATGGATATCACTTAAGACATCTATTTTGTCAACAATAATAACTTTTGTAATAGGAATATTTGTGTCATATATTATGGCTAACTATAGAGGTAAGTGGAAGGGTCTTATAGATGGACTATTTACACTTCCACTAATTTTGCCACCAACAGTTGTAGGTTTCTTTTTATTATTACTATGTGGGAAGAATGGATTTATAGGAAAGTTTTTATTAAATTTCGATAGGACTTTAATATTTAGTTGGACAGCAACTGTAATTTCAGCAGTAGTGGTGTCTTTTCCTATGATGTATAGAACTTCAAGGTCAGCTTTTGAACAGATTGATAATAATATGTTGTCAGCTGCTAGAACATTAGGTCTTAATGAATGGAAAGTATTTTTTAAGATTGCAGTTCCATTAGCATGGCCTGGAATAATTGGTGGATTGGTGCTGTCGTTTGCCAGAGCTCTTGGAGAATTTGGTGCTACACTTATGATAGCTGGAAATATACCTGGAAAAACTCAAACTATGCCAATAGCTATATTTTTTGCTGTTGAAGGCGGAGATATGAATAAAGCTATGATGTGGGTTATGATTATTGTAGCAATATCTATAGCAATGATTTTATTACTAAATTATTGGTCGGAATTTCAGCAGAAAATTATAGGAAAGAGGTGTGGATAG
- a CDS encoding sulfate/molybdate ABC transporter ATP-binding protein gives MSLYVDIEKDLSSFKLKVEIKQEKGTLGFLGESGSGKSMTLKCIAGLEKPTRGKIVLNDRVLFDSEKKINLSTQDRKVGFLFQNYALFPHMTVSQNIELGLLKLSKSEKKEIVARYLDILKLNGFEGRYPWQLSGGQQQRVALARALATSPDILLLDEPFSALDHHLRSNMEKELMNMLKDYKGDILFVTHDIEEAYRVCDDIIVYNKGEGLPKRPKKELFESPKYLIEAKITGCKNISKLNRLDKNTIYATDWGCELTLNREIGDNIEYVGIREHHIKVLDSNEDLNEKLCFELINIVENPFTYTIYVRKTDLSNECVPIQIELEKSKMRFKKGDRIYLNFPQEYLFCFRYNYNKKE, from the coding sequence TTGAGCTTATACGTGGATATTGAAAAAGATTTATCCTCTTTTAAACTAAAGGTAGAAATTAAACAAGAAAAAGGTACTCTGGGGTTTTTGGGAGAATCTGGTTCTGGAAAAAGTATGACATTAAAATGTATAGCAGGGCTTGAGAAACCAACAAGAGGTAAAATTGTATTAAATGATAGAGTTCTATTTGATTCTGAAAAGAAGATAAATTTATCAACACAAGATAGAAAGGTAGGATTTTTATTTCAAAACTATGCTTTGTTTCCACATATGACTGTAAGTCAAAATATAGAACTTGGGCTTTTAAAACTAAGTAAGAGTGAAAAAAAGGAAATAGTAGCAAGGTACTTAGATATACTTAAATTAAATGGGTTTGAGGGGAGATACCCTTGGCAATTATCTGGTGGTCAACAACAAAGGGTAGCACTAGCTAGAGCATTGGCAACATCTCCAGATATATTACTTTTAGATGAACCTTTCTCAGCATTGGACCATCATTTAAGAAGTAATATGGAAAAAGAACTTATGAATATGTTAAAAGATTACAAGGGAGATATACTATTTGTTACTCATGATATTGAAGAAGCTTACCGAGTTTGTGATGATATTATAGTGTACAACAAAGGAGAAGGTCTTCCAAAGAGACCTAAAAAAGAGCTCTTTGAATCTCCAAAGTACCTTATAGAAGCTAAGATAACAGGGTGTAAAAATATATCCAAATTAAATAGACTGGATAAAAATACTATTTATGCTACAGACTGGGGATGCGAGTTGACATTAAATAGAGAAATAGGTGATAATATAGAATATGTGGGAATCAGGGAGCATCATATTAAGGTCTTGGATTCTAATGAAGATTTAAATGAAAAGTTATGTTTCGAATTGATTAACATTGTAGAAAATCCTTTTACATATACTATATATGTTAGAAAAACTGATTTATCTAACGAATGTGTACCTATTCAAATAGAATTGGAAAAAAGTAAAATGAGATTTAAGAAAGGTGACAGAATATATTTAAATTTTCCACAGGAATATTTATTTTGCTTTAGATACAATTATAACAAAAAGGAGTAA
- a CDS encoding sugar O-acetyltransferase: MTEKEKMLSGKGYYANDELLVKEREYCKKLTRLFNNTLEDEYEKREDILRQLFGSVGKQINVEQNIRCDYGYNIHVGENFFANYDCIFLDVCKIEIGDNVMLAPNVQIYTAYHPIDAQLRNSGIEYGSPVKIGDNVWIGGGVIITPGITIGDNVVIGAGSVVTKDIPPNTVAVGNPCRVIKKIEE; this comes from the coding sequence ATGACTGAAAAAGAAAAAATGTTGTCTGGGAAAGGATACTATGCAAATGATGAATTGTTAGTAAAAGAAAGAGAGTATTGTAAAAAATTAACTAGATTGTTTAATAATACTTTAGAGGATGAATATGAAAAAAGAGAAGATATTTTAAGACAACTATTTGGTTCAGTTGGCAAGCAAATAAATGTAGAACAAAACATTAGGTGTGATTATGGATATAACATACATGTAGGCGAAAATTTCTTTGCAAATTATGATTGTATTTTTTTAGATGTATGTAAAATTGAAATAGGTGACAATGTAATGTTAGCTCCAAACGTTCAAATCTATACAGCCTATCATCCAATTGATGCACAACTTAGAAATTCAGGCATAGAGTATGGTTCTCCTGTAAAAATAGGTGATAATGTATGGATAGGTGGGGGAGTAATCATAACACCAGGAATTACTATAGGTGATAATGTAGTAATAGGTGCAGGAAGTGTAGTCACAAAAGATATACCACCAAATACTGTAGCTGTTGGAAATCCATGTAGAGTAATAAAGAAAATAGAAGAATAA
- a CDS encoding CD0873 family tyrosine ABC transporter substrate-binding lipoprotein: MINKKRLASLILAGALSISMLTGCSQGGDSGNSKQESNSKGKEVKKIGITQLVEHPALDATRTGFVKALEKNGFKDGENIDIDFQNAQNDMPTTQSIASKFASDKKDLIFAISTPSAQAAFNATKDIPILITAVSDPVAAGLVKTLEKPGTNVSGTSDFVSVDKGLELLKIFAPKAKTIGVMYNTSEVNSKVQVDALKEYASKNGFKVVEKGITTSNEVNQGISSLVGKIDVLYVPTDNLVASSMPIVSKIATENKIPVIAAESGPVEKGALACQGINYEKLGYKTGEMAVKILNGESVSDMPVATSDDTDIIVNEDILKALGMEKPSNENISYVKTKQE; encoded by the coding sequence ATGATTAATAAAAAAAGATTGGCAAGTTTGATTTTAGCTGGTGCTCTTAGTATATCTATGCTTACAGGGTGTTCACAAGGAGGAGACTCTGGTAATTCAAAACAAGAAAGTAATTCTAAAGGTAAAGAAGTTAAAAAAATTGGTATAACTCAACTGGTTGAACATCCAGCATTAGATGCCACTAGAACAGGTTTTGTAAAAGCATTAGAAAAGAACGGATTTAAAGATGGAGAAAATATTGATATAGACTTCCAAAATGCTCAAAATGACATGCCTACTACACAAAGTATTGCGAGTAAATTTGCATCTGATAAGAAGGACTTAATATTTGCTATATCTACTCCATCAGCTCAGGCAGCATTTAATGCTACTAAAGATATACCTATACTTATTACTGCTGTGAGTGACCCTGTTGCTGCTGGATTAGTTAAAACTCTTGAAAAGCCAGGCACAAATGTATCTGGAACATCAGATTTTGTTTCTGTAGACAAAGGTTTAGAACTTCTTAAAATATTTGCTCCTAAGGCAAAAACTATAGGAGTTATGTACAATACTAGTGAAGTAAATTCCAAAGTCCAAGTTGATGCTTTAAAAGAATATGCATCTAAAAATGGATTTAAAGTTGTTGAAAAAGGTATAACTACTTCAAATGAAGTTAACCAAGGTATTTCTAGTTTAGTTGGCAAAATAGACGTATTATATGTTCCTACAGATAACTTAGTGGCTTCTTCTATGCCTATAGTCTCTAAAATAGCTACTGAGAATAAAATACCTGTTATAGCAGCTGAATCTGGGCCAGTTGAAAAAGGTGCTCTTGCTTGTCAAGGTATCAACTACGAAAAACTAGGTTACAAAACAGGTGAAATGGCAGTTAAAATTTTAAATGGTGAATCAGTATCTGATATGCCTGTGGCTACATCAGATGATACAGATATCATTGTTAATGAAGATATATTAAAAGCTTTAGGTATGGAAAAACCTTCTAATGAAAATATTTCTTATGTAAAGACTAAACAAGAATAG
- a CDS encoding ABC transporter ATP-binding protein, with protein MLQIKNLSKSFPNPYGEPNTIFENLSIDIEDGEFVSIIGSNGTGKSTLLNIISGLIKESSGQVLLNKHNLSNLAEHRRTQIVSRVFQDPSLGTCPSMTVRENLSLALNKGKLLNLRKCLRYKRDFLENLLEGVSLDLKKYLDVQVKFLSGGQRQSLSLIMSCLTNPSVLLLDEHTAALDPKTSNEVIELTDKIVREKNITTLMVTHNLKHALHYGDRLIMLHKGEVVLDVKGKEKEQLTVEEILEKFEYAV; from the coding sequence ATGTTACAAATTAAAAATCTTTCAAAGAGTTTCCCTAATCCATATGGTGAACCTAATACTATCTTTGAAAATTTATCAATCGATATAGAAGATGGTGAATTTGTAAGTATCATAGGTAGTAATGGAACTGGTAAATCTACTTTATTAAATATAATATCCGGGCTTATAAAAGAATCTTCTGGTCAAGTATTATTAAATAAACATAACTTGTCTAATTTAGCTGAACACAGAAGAACTCAAATAGTAAGTAGAGTTTTTCAAGACCCAAGTCTTGGAACTTGCCCTTCTATGACTGTTAGAGAAAACTTGTCTTTAGCTCTTAACAAAGGAAAACTATTAAATCTAAGAAAATGTCTTCGTTACAAAAGAGATTTCTTAGAAAATTTATTGGAAGGTGTATCTCTTGATTTAAAAAAATACCTTGATGTTCAAGTAAAATTTTTATCAGGAGGTCAAAGACAATCATTATCACTAATTATGTCGTGCTTAACAAATCCATCAGTTTTATTACTTGATGAACATACAGCAGCACTTGACCCAAAAACATCAAATGAAGTAATAGAGTTAACAGATAAAATCGTAAGAGAAAAAAATATAACTACACTTATGGTTACTCACAACTTAAAACACGCTCTTCATTATGGTGATAGATTGATAATGCTTCATAAGGGTGAAGTTGTATTAGATGTAAAAGGTAAAGAAAAAGAACAATTAACAGTTGAAGAAATCTTAGAAAAATTTGAATATGCAGTTTAA
- a CDS encoding ABC transporter permease, whose translation MSGIISVMTQSLILSIMALGVYITYKILDFPDMSADGSYTMGASIVAFSLTNGISPVVATLMAILCGCTAGLVTGILHIKFKISNLLSGILVMGMLYSINLRIMGKSNIPLFSFKHLFNGEISPIVLALAFVFICKVLLDLFLKTGLGYTLKGVGDNSQMIKSLGINIGSIKILGLMISNGLIALSGSLMAQFLGFSDVNMGIGTLVLGIASIIIGITLFKKFTFIKDTTAIIVGSFIYQFTIYFAMSLGMLSTDLKLITAIVIIAFLATGNLNISLKKNKCKASTKNKSEKRGVVDVTN comes from the coding sequence ATGTCAGGTATTATATCTGTAATGACGCAAAGTTTAATTTTATCGATTATGGCACTGGGGGTTTATATAACTTACAAAATCTTAGATTTTCCAGATATGTCTGCTGATGGTAGCTACACAATGGGTGCTTCTATTGTAGCATTTTCTCTTACTAATGGTATTTCTCCTGTAGTAGCAACTTTAATGGCTATCTTATGTGGTTGTACTGCTGGTCTTGTTACAGGGATTCTTCACATTAAGTTTAAGATATCTAATTTACTTTCTGGTATTTTAGTTATGGGAATGCTATACTCTATCAATTTAAGAATAATGGGAAAATCAAATATTCCTCTATTTAGCTTTAAACACTTATTCAATGGGGAAATATCTCCTATAGTTTTAGCCTTAGCTTTTGTATTCATCTGTAAAGTCCTTTTAGATTTATTCCTAAAAACAGGTCTTGGATACACTTTAAAAGGTGTTGGTGATAACTCTCAAATGATTAAATCCCTAGGTATAAATATAGGTTCTATAAAAATACTAGGACTTATGATTTCAAATGGACTTATAGCTTTATCTGGTAGTCTTATGGCTCAGTTCTTGGGATTCTCAGATGTAAATATGGGTATAGGAACTTTAGTTCTTGGAATTGCCTCTATCATAATTGGTATTACACTATTTAAGAAATTTACTTTTATCAAAGATACTACTGCAATAATTGTTGGCTCTTTTATATACCAATTCACTATATACTTTGCAATGAGTTTAGGAATGTTATCAACTGACTTAAAACTAATAACTGCCATAGTTATAATAGCTTTCCTAGCTACTGGTAACTTAAATATTTCACTAAAAAAAAACAAATGCAAAGCTAGTACCAAAAATAAATCAGAAAAAAGAGGTGTTGTAGATGTTACAAATTAA
- a CDS encoding ABC transporter substrate-binding protein, which translates to MIKSKKILSLIIAGVLGVSMLTGCSQNDGSNASNENKETDSKKQKNIGISQLVEHPSLDKAKKGFIKALEDKGYKDGDNIKIDFQNAQNDMPTTQSIASKFVSDKKDLIYAISTPSAQAAYNSTKDIPIIMTAVTDPVEAGLVKSLEKPGGNVSGTSDYLSIDKTLELVKTLTPKAKKIGVIYNTSEVNSKIQVDSLHDYAKKNNYEVFEKGISSSSEVNQAISSLVGKIDVLYVPTDNLIVSSMPIVSKVANENKIPIIASEEGSVSSGALACCGIDYEKLGYKAGELAIEVLEGKSVGDIPVTTLDETEIIINEDTLKALDMQKLSADNIKYIKSDENAKSAK; encoded by the coding sequence ATGATAAAAAGTAAAAAAATATTAAGTTTAATTATAGCAGGAGTACTTGGTGTATCAATGCTTACTGGATGTTCTCAAAATGATGGCTCCAATGCTTCAAATGAAAATAAAGAAACAGATAGCAAAAAACAAAAAAATATAGGTATTAGTCAATTAGTGGAACATCCATCTCTGGATAAAGCAAAGAAAGGATTCATCAAAGCACTCGAAGATAAAGGCTATAAAGATGGAGATAATATAAAAATAGATTTCCAAAATGCACAAAATGATATGCCTACTACACAAAGTATTGCTAGTAAGTTTGTATCCGACAAAAAAGATTTGATATATGCTATATCTACTCCATCTGCACAAGCAGCTTATAATTCTACTAAAGATATTCCGATAATAATGACTGCTGTTACAGACCCTGTAGAAGCTGGACTTGTTAAATCTCTTGAAAAACCAGGTGGAAATGTTTCTGGTACATCTGATTATCTTTCAATTGATAAAACATTAGAATTGGTTAAAACATTGACTCCAAAAGCAAAGAAAATAGGGGTTATATACAATACTAGTGAAGTTAATTCAAAAATCCAAGTTGATTCTCTACATGATTATGCTAAGAAAAATAATTATGAAGTATTTGAAAAAGGAATCAGCTCTTCAAGTGAAGTTAACCAAGCTATTTCTAGTTTAGTTGGCAAAATAGATGTTTTATATGTCCCTACTGACAATTTAATAGTTTCTTCTATGCCAATAGTTTCTAAAGTTGCTAATGAAAACAAGATTCCTATAATAGCCTCTGAAGAAGGTTCTGTATCTTCTGGTGCTTTAGCTTGTTGTGGAATAGATTATGAAAAACTAGGTTATAAGGCTGGAGAACTTGCTATTGAAGTATTAGAAGGAAAATCTGTTGGCGATATACCAGTTACTACATTAGATGAAACTGAAATAATAATTAACGAAGATACACTAAAAGCACTTGACATGCAAAAGTTATCAGCAGATAATATAAAGTATATAAAGTCAGATGAAAATGCAAAATCTGCAAAATAA
- a CDS encoding ABC transporter ATP-binding protein, whose translation MLQIKNLSKSFPNPYGEPNTIFENLSIDIEDGEFVSIIGSNGTGKSTLLNIISGLIKESSGQITLDSTTITNLAEYKRTQIVSRVFQDPSLGTCPSMTVRENLSLALNKGKLLNLKKCLRHKTNDLEHLLEGISLDLKKYLDIKVQYLSGGQRQSLSLIMSSLASPKVLLLDEHTAALDPKTSNEVIELTDKIVREKNITTLMVTHNLKHALQYGDRLIMLHKGEVVLDVKDKEKEDLTVEEILEKFEYAV comes from the coding sequence ATGTTACAAATTAAAAATCTTTCAAAGAGTTTCCCTAATCCATATGGTGAACCTAATACTATCTTTGAAAATTTATCAATCGATATAGAAGATGGTGAATTTGTAAGTATCATAGGTAGTAATGGAACTGGTAAATCTACTTTATTAAATATAATATCTGGGCTTATAAAAGAATCTTCTGGTCAAATTACTTTAGATAGTACTACTATAACAAATTTAGCTGAGTATAAAAGAACTCAAATAGTAAGTAGAGTTTTTCAAGACCCAAGCCTTGGAACTTGTCCTTCTATGACGGTTAGAGAAAATTTATCTCTAGCACTTAATAAAGGGAAATTATTGAACTTAAAAAAATGTCTTCGTCATAAAACGAATGACTTGGAACACTTACTTGAAGGAATTTCTTTGGATTTAAAAAAATATTTAGATATTAAAGTACAATATCTTTCAGGAGGTCAAAGACAATCACTATCACTAATTATGTCTAGCTTAGCAAGTCCTAAGGTCTTATTACTAGACGAACATACAGCAGCACTTGACCCAAAAACATCAAATGAAGTAATAGAGTTAACAGATAAAATCGTAAGAGAAAAAAATATAACTACACTTATGGTTACTCACAACTTGAAACACGCTCTTCAATATGGAGATAGGTTGATAATGCTTCATAAGGGTGAAGTTGTATTAGATGTAAAAGATAAAGAAAAAGAAGATTTAACAGTTGAAGAAATCTTAGAAAAATTTGAATATGCAGTATAA
- a CDS encoding ABC transporter permease — MSGIISVMTQSLILSIMALGVYITYKILDFPDMSADGSYTMGASIVAFSLTNGISPVVATLMAILCGCTAGLVTGILHIKFKISNLLSGILVMGMLYSINLRIMGKSNIPLFSFKHLFNGEISPIVLALAFVFICKVLLDLFLKTGLGYTLKGVGDNSQMIKSLGINIGSIKILGLMISNGLIALSGSLMAQFLGFSDVNMGIGTLVLGIASIIIGITLFKKFTFIKDTTAIIVGSFIYQFTIYFAMSLGMLSTDLKLITAIVIIAFLATGNLNISLKKNKYKASTKNKSEKRGVVDVTN; from the coding sequence ATGTCAGGTATTATATCTGTAATGACGCAAAGTTTAATTTTATCGATTATGGCACTGGGGGTTTATATAACTTACAAAATCTTAGATTTTCCAGATATGTCTGCTGATGGTAGCTACACAATGGGTGCTTCTATTGTAGCATTTTCTCTTACTAATGGTATTTCTCCTGTAGTAGCAACTTTAATGGCTATCTTATGTGGTTGTACTGCTGGTCTTGTTACAGGGATTCTTCACATTAAGTTTAAGATATCTAATTTACTTTCTGGTATTTTAGTTATGGGAATGCTATACTCTATCAATTTAAGAATAATGGGAAAATCAAATATTCCTCTATTTAGCTTTAAACACTTATTCAATGGGGAAATATCTCCTATAGTTTTAGCCTTAGCTTTTGTATTCATCTGTAAAGTCCTTTTAGATTTATTCCTAAAAACAGGTCTTGGATACACTTTAAAAGGTGTTGGTGATAACTCTCAAATGATTAAATCCCTAGGTATAAATATAGGTTCTATAAAAATACTAGGACTTATGATTTCAAATGGACTTATAGCTTTATCTGGTAGTCTTATGGCTCAGTTCTTGGGATTCTCAGATGTAAATATGGGTATAGGAACTTTAGTTCTTGGAATTGCCTCTATCATAATTGGTATTACACTATTTAAGAAATTTACTTTTATCAAAGATACTACTGCAATAATTGTTGGCTCTTTTATATACCAATTCACTATATACTTTGCAATGAGTTTAGGAATGTTATCAACTGACTTAAAACTAATAACTGCCATAGTTATAATAGCTTTCCTAGCTACTGGTAACTTAAATATTTCACTAAAAAAAAACAAATACAAAGCTAGTACCAAAAATAAATCAGAAAAAAGAGGTGTTGTAGATGTTACAAATTAA